One Rhodococcus sp. P1Y DNA window includes the following coding sequences:
- a CDS encoding winged helix-turn-helix transcriptional regulator, translating into MRINPSVSEAAMQDRQQCGVNVVFDLVGSKWKPTILWRLAEGDQRFAQLRRAIDGISEKVLTDQLRELVRDGLVVRTAGEGFPLRVDYRLSDDGAELNTLLDPIALWGERAAAKATGS; encoded by the coding sequence GTGCGTATCAATCCGTCGGTGAGCGAGGCCGCTATGCAAGACCGGCAACAGTGCGGGGTCAATGTCGTCTTCGACCTGGTCGGGTCCAAGTGGAAACCCACGATCCTGTGGCGACTGGCCGAGGGCGACCAGCGGTTCGCTCAACTGCGACGGGCGATCGACGGGATTTCGGAGAAGGTGCTCACCGACCAACTTCGGGAGCTTGTCCGTGACGGACTTGTCGTTCGGACTGCAGGCGAGGGATTTCCGCTGCGGGTCGACTACCGACTCAGCGACGACGGCGCCGAGCTGAACACTCTGCTCGACCCCATTGCCCTGTGGGGCGAACGAGCCGCAGCGAAGGCCACCGGTTCGTGA
- a CDS encoding NAD(P)-dependent oxidoreductase — protein sequence MTDTTIAVLGLGAMGTAIARAASRPGHRVLAWNRSPKSADDFTGIGLASSPGDCIVGADLVVICVRDHQASRTVLDSIAEAGTDSVVVNVSTGTPGEAVASAAHARDLGLRYVTGAVMVPTPMVGTEDSFVIYAGAESDLSEITALFDALRGTSDVVGEDHGVPPALDLAMLDIYFAGMYAHLHATALAAAHGVEPSRFLPYARGIVDTLGASLAGLTSSIEQRRYDGGEARLDMCLSFLEHITATSRASGIDPGLAEHVRAASARALEHWPGSTDWDVVGEDFSSRTQ from the coding sequence ATGACAGACACAACGATCGCCGTCCTCGGTCTGGGCGCAATGGGCACGGCAATCGCCCGCGCCGCGTCCAGACCAGGACACCGAGTTCTCGCATGGAATCGCAGTCCGAAGTCGGCTGACGACTTCACCGGAATCGGGCTGGCGTCGTCACCGGGCGACTGCATCGTGGGTGCCGATCTGGTTGTGATCTGCGTGCGCGATCACCAAGCCAGCCGGACGGTACTGGACAGCATTGCCGAGGCTGGTACCGACAGCGTTGTCGTCAATGTGTCGACGGGTACCCCCGGTGAGGCGGTCGCGTCGGCCGCGCACGCACGCGACCTCGGACTCCGCTACGTCACCGGTGCCGTGATGGTGCCGACCCCCATGGTCGGCACCGAGGACTCTTTCGTGATCTACGCAGGCGCCGAGTCCGACCTCTCCGAGATCACCGCGCTGTTCGACGCCTTGCGCGGAACGAGTGACGTCGTCGGCGAAGATCACGGCGTCCCTCCGGCTTTGGATCTGGCGATGCTCGACATCTATTTCGCCGGAATGTACGCACACCTGCATGCGACGGCTCTCGCCGCCGCCCACGGCGTCGAACCGTCGCGCTTTCTGCCGTATGCGCGAGGGATCGTCGACACGCTCGGTGCCTCGCTCGCTGGATTGACGTCCTCGATCGAACAACGGCGATACGACGGCGGCGAGGCACGCTTGGACATGTGCTTGTCGTTTCTCGAACACATCACCGCGACGAGCCGGGCGTCGGGAATCGATCCGGGTCTCGCCGAGCACGTACGGGCGGCGTCGGCGAGGGCGCTCGAACATTGGCCAGGAAGCACCGACTGGGATGTCGTCGGAGAGGACTTTTCCTCTCGAACTCAGTGA
- a CDS encoding helix-turn-helix transcriptional regulator: MIDRDELAAFLRGRRESLQPEDVGLQRGRRRRTAGLRREEVAELSHMSVDYYARLERGTGPRPSVEMIASIAQGLHLSLAERDHVFRLAGHAPPTRGMTSEHVSPGLLRIMDRLHDTPAEVITELGETLRQTPLGAALTGDASLRTGRSRSLGFRWFTDPNARMLYPLEERGYLSRVFVAGIREVVALRGTDSAAAKLVESLQAESEEFRELWAAREVGLRPPEVKRFDHPSVGRLELTCQTLLDPDQSHRLLVYTAMPGSESYDKLQLLGVLGTQPEAVDR; encoded by the coding sequence ATGATCGATCGCGACGAGCTGGCCGCATTCCTGCGAGGCCGACGGGAATCCCTGCAACCCGAGGACGTGGGTTTACAGCGCGGTCGGCGTCGCAGGACTGCGGGGTTGCGGCGTGAAGAAGTCGCCGAGCTCAGCCATATGTCCGTCGACTACTACGCCCGACTGGAACGCGGCACTGGGCCCCGTCCGTCCGTCGAGATGATCGCCTCCATAGCCCAGGGCTTGCACCTCTCATTGGCCGAACGCGATCACGTCTTCCGGCTGGCCGGTCATGCGCCGCCGACGCGTGGCATGACGAGCGAGCACGTGAGTCCGGGACTTCTGCGCATCATGGACAGGTTGCACGACACCCCGGCTGAGGTGATCACCGAACTCGGCGAGACGCTGCGCCAAACTCCGTTGGGTGCGGCGCTGACCGGTGATGCGTCCCTGCGCACAGGTCGCTCGCGCAGCCTCGGATTTCGATGGTTCACCGATCCGAACGCCAGAATGTTGTACCCACTAGAAGAGCGCGGCTACCTGTCGCGGGTATTTGTCGCCGGTATCCGCGAGGTCGTTGCGTTGCGTGGAACAGATTCTGCTGCAGCAAAGTTGGTTGAATCACTCCAGGCCGAGAGCGAAGAGTTTCGCGAGCTGTGGGCGGCGCGCGAGGTCGGTCTGCGTCCACCCGAAGTGAAGCGATTCGATCATCCGTCGGTCGGCAGGCTCGAGCTGACGTGTCAGACGCTCCTGGATCCGGATCAGTCCCATCGACTCCTGGTGTACACCGCGATGCCGGGCAGTGAGAGTTACGACAAGCTGCAACTGCTGGGGGTTCTGGGCACCCAGCCCGAAGCGGTGGATCGATAG
- a CDS encoding SDR family oxidoreductase, with the protein MARKIDIADLTGKLAVVTGASDGIGRVIAARLAGAGAEVIMPVRNSSKGERAAEQIRNSVSGATVSTRVLDLSSLESVAALSDQMNSEGRPIHILVNNAGVMQPPHRQVTDDGVELQFGTNHLGHFALTLGLLPLLRKGSARVTHQTSIAALTGGINWDDINWERSYNVGKAYSQSKIAVALFARELDARSAQEGWGITSNIAHPGVSPTNLLAAQPGLGRSKDTVGRRVVVALSRVGITGSVESAALPAVLAAAGARSGGDEFYGPTRVIGGPPAKRSLWKSMKSMDDARRLWELSEARL; encoded by the coding sequence ATGGCACGAAAAATCGACATCGCAGATCTGACCGGCAAGCTCGCTGTGGTCACTGGCGCAAGCGACGGGATCGGGCGCGTCATCGCGGCGCGTCTTGCCGGTGCCGGGGCCGAAGTGATTATGCCCGTGCGTAACTCGTCGAAAGGAGAGCGTGCGGCCGAGCAGATTCGCAATTCTGTTTCCGGCGCGACGGTGTCGACGAGGGTTCTCGATCTTTCGTCCCTCGAATCCGTTGCAGCACTGTCGGACCAGATGAACTCCGAAGGTCGACCGATTCACATTCTCGTCAACAACGCCGGTGTCATGCAGCCGCCGCATCGCCAGGTGACCGACGACGGCGTCGAATTGCAGTTCGGCACCAACCATCTCGGTCACTTCGCACTCACACTCGGTCTGTTGCCTCTGCTGCGCAAGGGGAGCGCCAGGGTCACCCACCAAACGTCCATCGCTGCGCTGACAGGCGGGATCAATTGGGACGACATCAACTGGGAGCGTTCGTACAACGTGGGTAAGGCATACAGTCAGTCGAAGATCGCCGTCGCCTTGTTCGCTCGCGAACTCGATGCCAGGAGTGCGCAAGAGGGCTGGGGTATAACCAGCAACATCGCGCATCCCGGGGTGTCTCCGACGAATCTGCTTGCGGCTCAACCGGGTCTTGGGCGTTCGAAAGACACCGTCGGTCGCAGAGTCGTCGTTGCGCTCTCGCGTGTCGGAATCACGGGCAGCGTGGAGAGCGCGGCGCTGCCGGCGGTGCTGGCTGCAGCGGGCGCGCGGTCGGGCGGCGACGAGTTCTACGGTCCGACCCGTGTGATCGGCGGCCCGCCAGCGAAACGGTCGCTGTGGAAGTCGATGAAGAGCATGGACGACGCCCGGCGGCTGTGGGAGCTGTCCGAAGCCCGGTTGTGA
- a CDS encoding MFS transporter, protein MAERATTESGTTNESGARTEQSAPPRRAWAVLAVVTGALFLEGIDIAMLNVAVPSIAADIGLAPGSAHWVISAYVLAYAGFMILGGSVADVLGRRTVFLVALAIFAAFSLLGGIAQESWMLIAVRFVTGATAGFMTPAGFSLLTTTFEEGALRNKALAIYGAIGASGFLLGVVAGGLLTSLDWRLVFFAPAALGAGFFTAGWVFIPRDNRAADRKRPLDLIGGVILTALMVSLVYGFVTVGADVGDVSGLAAFGLAAVLTAALVAVERRVVDPLIPTGVLTRGLLPWVSAVGLLFIGAFFAWQFVLTLYLQELLGWSPLQTGLAFAAMGVELIIAPTLTPKLAERFGNTAVMVAGLVAVAIGFALTLRLDQQSGFLDLLPSLLLLGVAFAFIYGPLTAAAVEGVEEDKHGVAGGIVYTGFQFGAALGVSIATVVLVGDLGTPALEDYRRALMVPAAAAALALVLGALTLVRRRRLPSQKVT, encoded by the coding sequence GTGGCCGAACGTGCAACGACCGAATCCGGTACGACAAACGAATCTGGGGCAAGAACCGAACAATCCGCACCACCACGACGCGCATGGGCAGTCCTTGCGGTGGTCACCGGTGCCCTGTTTCTCGAAGGCATCGATATCGCCATGCTGAACGTCGCGGTTCCCAGCATCGCCGCGGACATCGGTCTCGCACCGGGCTCCGCCCACTGGGTGATCAGCGCGTACGTCCTCGCCTATGCAGGCTTCATGATCCTCGGCGGCAGTGTTGCCGACGTTCTCGGTCGTCGCACGGTCTTCCTTGTCGCCCTTGCAATCTTCGCCGCATTCTCGTTGCTCGGGGGAATCGCGCAGGAATCGTGGATGTTGATCGCGGTTCGGTTCGTCACCGGCGCGACTGCCGGGTTCATGACGCCCGCTGGTTTCAGCCTGCTGACCACCACGTTCGAAGAGGGCGCACTTCGCAACAAGGCACTCGCGATCTATGGGGCGATCGGCGCCTCCGGCTTTCTCCTCGGAGTCGTCGCGGGCGGACTGCTCACTTCGCTGGATTGGCGACTGGTGTTCTTCGCGCCAGCGGCGCTCGGTGCTGGGTTCTTCACTGCCGGATGGGTATTCATCCCTCGCGACAATAGAGCTGCGGACAGAAAACGCCCCCTCGACCTGATCGGGGGCGTCATCCTCACCGCACTGATGGTCAGTCTGGTCTACGGATTCGTCACTGTCGGTGCCGACGTCGGCGACGTGTCGGGCTTGGCCGCATTCGGGCTCGCCGCGGTTCTGACGGCTGCACTCGTTGCTGTCGAACGACGCGTCGTTGATCCGTTGATCCCCACCGGAGTATTGACGCGAGGGCTCCTCCCCTGGGTCAGTGCCGTCGGACTGCTGTTCATCGGCGCATTCTTCGCCTGGCAGTTCGTACTCACCCTGTACCTGCAGGAACTGCTCGGCTGGAGCCCACTCCAGACCGGCCTGGCGTTCGCAGCGATGGGCGTCGAGTTGATCATCGCGCCGACCCTGACACCGAAGCTCGCCGAACGGTTCGGAAATACCGCGGTGATGGTCGCGGGCCTCGTCGCAGTGGCAATCGGTTTCGCGCTTACTCTTCGACTGGACCAGCAGTCAGGGTTCCTCGACCTACTACCGTCCCTGCTGCTGCTGGGCGTTGCGTTCGCGTTCATCTACGGTCCCTTGACGGCGGCGGCGGTCGAGGGCGTGGAGGAAGACAAGCACGGTGTTGCAGGCGGAATCGTCTACACCGGTTTCCAGTTCGGAGCTGCTCTCGGAGTATCGATTGCCACCGTGGTCCTCGTCGGCGACCTCGGTACTCCCGCACTCGAGGACTACCGGCGGGCGCTGATGGTTCCTGCCGCCGCTGCCGCCCTCGCCCTCGTCCTTGGAGCACTGACGCTGGTTCGTCGACGACGGCTCCCATCTCAGAAGGTCACGTAG
- a CDS encoding winged helix-turn-helix transcriptional regulator, with amino-acid sequence MAQEGTLQSASYPKGSDQVGDECCRNGRDAYQWDTREDCEVRQILDRVADKWSLLVIALLKEQTFRFGELRREIDGISTRMLTVTLRNLERDGLVERRMYPEIPPRVEYRLSELGRTLLGTIQALVQWTEQHQPQIVSARRAFDAEATRTQP; translated from the coding sequence ATGGCACAAGAAGGCACTTTGCAGTCAGCCAGTTACCCCAAGGGAAGTGACCAGGTCGGCGACGAATGCTGCCGAAACGGCCGAGACGCATATCAATGGGACACCCGCGAGGACTGTGAGGTTCGCCAGATACTCGACCGCGTCGCCGACAAGTGGTCCCTGCTCGTCATCGCCCTGTTGAAGGAACAGACGTTTCGTTTCGGTGAGCTGAGACGTGAAATCGACGGCATCAGCACAAGGATGCTGACCGTGACGCTCCGCAACCTCGAGCGCGACGGTCTCGTCGAGCGCCGCATGTACCCGGAGATACCACCGAGGGTGGAGTACCGACTGTCCGAACTCGGCCGCACGTTGTTGGGGACGATCCAGGCTCTCGTCCAGTGGACCGAGCAGCATCAGCCCCAGATCGTGAGTGCACGTCGAGCGTTCGACGCTGAGGCAACCCGAACTCAGCCGTGA
- a CDS encoding sugar O-acetyltransferase, protein MSHIERVRRAIRLTEDLNALRYADQDAIRAAWNELTEQTVDESFHLIPPVYSVHGINIRVGRNVFVNQNCRFDDIVGIDIGDDVMIGPGVSLITGGHPVDPADRRNGITSAPIVIGRNVWIGASAMILQGVTVGDDSVVAAGAVVTKDVPPRTLVAGVPATVVKKLD, encoded by the coding sequence ATGAGCCATATCGAGCGGGTGCGGCGGGCAATCCGGTTGACCGAGGACCTGAATGCTCTGCGGTATGCCGACCAAGACGCGATCCGGGCTGCATGGAACGAGCTCACCGAGCAGACCGTCGACGAATCGTTCCACCTGATTCCGCCGGTCTACTCGGTCCACGGAATCAACATTCGGGTCGGGCGGAATGTCTTCGTGAATCAAAACTGCCGCTTCGACGACATCGTCGGGATCGACATCGGCGACGACGTCATGATCGGGCCTGGCGTCAGCCTGATCACCGGTGGTCATCCCGTCGACCCCGCAGATCGGAGGAACGGCATCACTTCGGCGCCCATCGTGATCGGCCGCAACGTATGGATCGGAGCGTCGGCGATGATCCTGCAAGGCGTCACGGTGGGCGATGACTCAGTTGTCGCTGCCGGTGCCGTCGTCACCAAAGATGTTCCTCCACGAACATTGGTCGCGGGCGTACCGGCGACCGTGGTGAAGAAACTGGACTGA
- a CDS encoding helix-turn-helix domain-containing protein, with protein MKDEVEPHSSDVGGTPAGDKFDDDHYPAYNIGTAAQMLGATPGFLRSLDEANLLTPHRSDGGHRRYSRYQLRIATRVRDLLDQGTALDAACRIIALEDQLADARSDNSDLRRIIDGSS; from the coding sequence ATGAAGGACGAAGTGGAACCACATAGCAGCGACGTCGGCGGCACTCCCGCGGGCGACAAGTTCGACGACGACCATTACCCCGCCTACAACATCGGCACTGCGGCACAGATGCTAGGTGCGACGCCCGGCTTCCTTCGAAGCCTCGACGAGGCAAATTTGCTCACTCCGCACCGATCCGACGGTGGCCACCGCCGTTACTCGAGGTACCAGTTGCGCATTGCGACCCGAGTTCGTGACCTTCTCGATCAAGGCACCGCCCTCGACGCCGCGTGCCGGATCATCGCCTTGGAGGACCAGCTGGCGGACGCTCGAAGCGACAACTCCGACCTGCGAAGAATCATCGACGGATCCTCCTAG
- a CDS encoding DUF6924 domain-containing protein: MAPMWEQIRGTNYSTMGRAVSGVVHYSNGSRQAVFHTPTDTWRYENDSGEPTFIENPENRWSRAEDGVMIHAVKSPHTMYAVMGSTPSLLLRAYHAFPPPTGHGLDQQRFVDPVVTGQVTVRGRTGWEVTGRDQHSGEAIAYVFDAELGVALRWQHGDDWMELENPVLDEVFADDLFTWTGPSRPEADEMAKHYREHEEKQRALAAIPQAVPTWLPTEIVASPMSGDPRTSELSLSIHGQTPHFTLRRWLNAIGEPTLEFPNDGTPERYRQEVGDWTYEIRSYQEIDQADCVRIVESIIPVDPPDRDPADITAEIETEESDRREAEVREALGTGRILADYLDHESLFIRTDFTEDTAWRDIAVAAMAEDAEFPAYLTCIDNREYDGLTVAGLLGIIGEPPPYYVFLVDAETVRNPESPIAAVYTGPDDPDRPRGRFFRIVPSEIAGAANNWSIANMDFEDFADSADEDGVFRGFPEPARPVEEVTTREIAQWIEGDLTTDALRALHAEFDGRKYPYPVQLFAADLSEVHAETLGVNGSKFPGSRFLGYDDFLAATSRGGTALRGSVPGHQENWIFLLDSDSHRPIAAYRVTYQPYTPPAGEEPRTKTVEVPFVNREHVSLASLTDDDDLIARDIVQRAIVAEAARLHPDATIIGGEPVLARIPRLEGFNIGAHVKIDDELVFFVAIVTDVDDEFIVLEVPREGMRIVGPGES, encoded by the coding sequence ATGGCTCCGATGTGGGAACAAATTCGCGGCACCAACTACAGCACCATGGGCCGCGCGGTCAGCGGCGTAGTCCATTATTCGAACGGATCACGCCAGGCGGTCTTTCACACACCCACCGACACGTGGCGCTACGAAAACGATTCCGGCGAGCCCACATTCATCGAAAACCCGGAGAACCGCTGGTCACGCGCCGAGGACGGGGTGATGATTCACGCCGTCAAGTCTCCGCACACCATGTACGCCGTCATGGGCAGCACACCTTCCCTACTACTGCGTGCCTACCACGCGTTTCCTCCGCCGACAGGCCACGGCCTCGACCAGCAGCGATTCGTCGATCCCGTCGTCACCGGCCAGGTCACGGTCCGTGGCCGAACGGGTTGGGAGGTGACAGGGCGAGACCAGCATTCGGGTGAGGCGATCGCCTACGTGTTCGACGCCGAACTCGGGGTTGCGTTGCGCTGGCAACACGGCGACGACTGGATGGAGCTCGAAAACCCGGTTCTCGACGAAGTTTTCGCGGACGACTTGTTCACCTGGACAGGCCCGTCACGTCCCGAAGCAGATGAGATGGCGAAGCACTACCGCGAGCACGAGGAAAAACAACGCGCTCTGGCCGCGATTCCTCAGGCGGTGCCGACGTGGCTGCCGACGGAGATCGTCGCGTCGCCTATGTCCGGTGACCCTCGTACGAGTGAACTGAGCCTGTCGATTCATGGGCAGACACCCCATTTCACGTTGCGCCGTTGGCTGAACGCGATCGGTGAGCCGACCCTCGAGTTCCCGAACGACGGCACACCGGAACGGTATCGGCAGGAGGTCGGTGACTGGACCTACGAGATCCGCAGCTATCAGGAGATCGACCAGGCCGATTGCGTGCGCATCGTCGAGTCGATCATTCCTGTCGACCCGCCAGACCGGGACCCGGCGGATATCACCGCCGAAATCGAGACCGAGGAGTCCGATCGCCGCGAAGCGGAAGTACGCGAGGCCCTGGGAACCGGACGGATACTCGCAGATTACCTCGACCACGAATCACTGTTCATCCGAACCGATTTCACCGAAGACACAGCGTGGCGCGACATCGCCGTCGCCGCGATGGCCGAGGACGCGGAATTCCCGGCCTACCTGACATGCATCGACAACCGCGAGTACGACGGCCTGACCGTCGCGGGACTGCTCGGCATCATCGGCGAACCACCGCCCTACTACGTGTTTCTCGTCGACGCCGAGACAGTACGGAATCCTGAGTCACCTATCGCCGCCGTCTACACAGGCCCGGACGACCCGGATCGACCGCGGGGCAGGTTCTTTCGTATCGTTCCTTCCGAAATAGCCGGGGCAGCGAACAACTGGTCGATCGCGAACATGGACTTCGAGGATTTCGCGGACAGCGCCGACGAGGATGGAGTCTTCCGCGGATTCCCCGAGCCCGCTCGACCCGTCGAGGAGGTGACCACCCGAGAGATCGCTCAGTGGATCGAAGGCGACCTCACCACCGACGCCCTGCGTGCACTGCACGCAGAGTTCGACGGCCGGAAGTATCCGTACCCGGTGCAGTTGTTCGCTGCCGACCTGTCCGAGGTGCACGCGGAGACTCTCGGTGTGAACGGGTCCAAGTTCCCCGGGTCTAGGTTTCTCGGATACGACGACTTCCTCGCCGCAACCTCACGCGGTGGTACCGCCCTACGCGGTAGCGTGCCGGGGCACCAGGAGAACTGGATCTTCCTTCTGGACAGCGATTCCCATCGACCGATCGCCGCATATCGCGTCACCTATCAGCCTTACACCCCTCCCGCCGGCGAAGAGCCGCGCACGAAGACGGTCGAGGTGCCGTTCGTGAACCGGGAGCATGTCTCGCTTGCGTCGTTGACGGATGATGACGACCTCATCGCCCGCGACATCGTGCAGCGAGCCATAGTCGCCGAAGCTGCACGTCTTCACCCGGACGCGACGATCATCGGCGGCGAGCCGGTCCTCGCGCGAATCCCGCGCCTCGAAGGTTTCAACATCGGAGCTCACGTCAAGATCGACGACGAGCTGGTGTTCTTCGTTGCCATCGTCACCGACGTCGACGACGAGTTCATCGTGCTCGAGGTACCGCGTGAAGGAATGCGGATCGTCGGTCCGGGGGAGAGCTAG
- a CDS encoding SRPBCC family protein translates to MSDTTKVTVERVIEAPVDAVFNVLSNPEQHQKLDGSGFIRGVDHADRIQKVGEVFTMNMEGDHVGGEYKTDNHVTGYAKDKLLAWTTAPAGTEPPGWEWLWELESQGPNETLVRHTYDWSKVTDKKLLEQLKFPLVTKDQLEHTLGRLAAEATT, encoded by the coding sequence ATGAGCGACACAACGAAGGTCACTGTCGAACGAGTCATCGAAGCACCTGTGGATGCTGTGTTCAACGTCCTGTCCAACCCGGAGCAGCACCAGAAGCTCGATGGGTCCGGATTCATCCGCGGTGTCGACCACGCAGATCGAATTCAGAAGGTGGGCGAGGTCTTCACCATGAACATGGAAGGCGATCACGTCGGCGGCGAGTACAAGACCGACAACCACGTGACCGGCTACGCGAAGGACAAGCTGCTGGCATGGACGACAGCGCCCGCGGGCACCGAGCCTCCCGGGTGGGAGTGGCTGTGGGAGTTGGAGTCCCAGGGCCCGAACGAGACGCTGGTCCGCCACACGTACGACTGGTCGAAGGTCACCGACAAGAAGCTGCTCGAACAGCTCAAGTTCCCGCTGGTCACGAAGGATCAGCTCGAGCACACACTCGGTCGCCTGGCTGCTGAAGCCACGACCTGA
- a CDS encoding lipase yields the protein MLLTPAFATDQQSFGWNYLESFPALGIPVCSLSFPDAGYTDLQVTAEYVVHAVRTMAAESGRTIVVMGHQHGPLNELWALKFWPDLAPLVSDFISLATPYNGTDSARNGCDRSGKCPPANWQIATGSNYLTALNSKPLPEGPDYTSIYTKFDELIYPQPRASTLSGATNIAVQDVCPLRPVEHFTILGDNVAYNIVLDALDHDGPAVRSRISDDLCFTTSMPDSGYDAGSALSGFDYFFDVPRQFRERSVTAEPELASYAQ from the coding sequence GTGTTGCTCACGCCTGCGTTCGCGACCGACCAGCAATCGTTCGGATGGAACTATCTCGAGTCATTCCCCGCGCTCGGAATTCCCGTGTGCAGCTTGTCCTTCCCCGACGCCGGCTACACCGACCTGCAGGTCACCGCCGAATACGTCGTCCACGCGGTTCGAACCATGGCCGCCGAGAGCGGACGCACAATCGTCGTGATGGGCCATCAGCACGGACCACTGAACGAGCTCTGGGCGCTGAAGTTCTGGCCCGATCTGGCGCCGCTGGTGTCGGACTTCATCTCGCTGGCAACCCCGTACAACGGCACGGATTCCGCGCGCAACGGGTGCGACCGATCGGGAAAGTGCCCACCTGCCAACTGGCAGATCGCAACCGGGTCCAACTACCTGACGGCTCTGAACTCGAAACCTCTACCCGAGGGGCCCGACTACACCTCGATCTACACCAAGTTCGACGAACTCATCTATCCGCAGCCGCGCGCAAGCACGTTGTCCGGCGCGACGAACATCGCTGTGCAGGATGTGTGCCCCCTGCGCCCGGTGGAGCACTTCACTATTCTCGGCGACAATGTCGCGTACAACATCGTCCTCGACGCTCTGGACCACGACGGTCCGGCCGTGCGATCTCGTATCTCCGACGACCTGTGCTTCACGACGAGCATGCCCGACTCCGGTTACGACGCTGGTTCCGCACTCTCCGGTTTCGACTACTTCTTCGACGTACCCCGTCAATTCCGCGAGCGGTCGGTCACGGCCGAGCCGGAGTTGGCGTCGTACGCGCAGTAG
- a CDS encoding dienelactone hydrolase family protein, whose amino-acid sequence MPSRTVHIHTSNGDADAYLALPDSPGPHPGILMYPDAFGIRPVLRDMAHTLADHGYCVLVPNIFYRHGPAPLLELPDHIGGESRSALVDQLMPWIHELTAERFRSDADAYLEFLAAQPEVAAGAVGATGYCIGGLLATRTAYAHPSQVAAVAAFHGPVGADGTEELAKIAADIHFGHAESDLTTEALAELNRTLDASGANYTSEIYPGTVHGFTMRDTDAFDPAGMQRHWDRLLPLLGGALKVT is encoded by the coding sequence ATGCCAAGCAGGACCGTCCACATCCATACTTCGAATGGCGACGCCGACGCTTATCTTGCGTTGCCCGACAGCCCCGGACCGCACCCGGGGATTCTGATGTACCCCGACGCTTTCGGTATCCGGCCCGTCCTACGGGACATGGCCCACACACTCGCCGACCACGGCTATTGCGTGCTCGTTCCCAACATCTTCTACCGGCACGGGCCCGCGCCGCTGCTCGAACTACCCGACCACATCGGCGGGGAGAGTCGTTCCGCGCTCGTCGACCAGCTGATGCCTTGGATTCACGAACTCACGGCCGAACGATTCCGCAGCGACGCCGATGCATACCTGGAGTTTCTCGCTGCACAGCCCGAGGTCGCCGCCGGAGCGGTCGGCGCCACGGGTTACTGCATCGGCGGCCTGCTCGCGACGCGTACGGCCTACGCACATCCCAGCCAGGTCGCCGCGGTCGCCGCGTTCCATGGTCCCGTCGGTGCAGACGGAACCGAGGAGTTGGCGAAGATTGCCGCTGACATCCACTTCGGTCACGCAGAAAGCGATCTGACGACCGAGGCGCTGGCCGAATTGAACCGAACTCTCGACGCCTCGGGGGCGAACTACACCTCCGAGATCTATCCCGGCACAGTGCACGGGTTCACCATGCGCGACACCGACGCCTTCGATCCCGCGGGAATGCAGCGCCACTGGGATCGCCTACTCCCTCTTCTGGGAGGTGCCCTGAAAGTCACTTAA
- a CDS encoding STAS domain-containing protein — translation MISPVCGRGVHESRHDEEEPENEIRHFVVGRRWPTRRSGRRRVTDPCVAQCRPGDHGRSLADGPLVGLIVDLTDVSFLASVGMSVLIEASRRVADVSQFAVVADGPATGRPLTMMGLGETFAIYTDLDAAAAALSGE, via the coding sequence ATGATTTCTCCTGTTTGTGGTCGAGGGGTACACGAGAGTCGACACGACGAGGAGGAGCCCGAGAATGAAATACGACATTTTGTGGTGGGCCGTCGATGGCCCACGAGGCGCTCAGGACGGCGCCGGGTAACCGATCCGTGTGTGGCGCAATGCCGACCCGGTGATCATGGGCGAAGCCTAGCCGACGGCCCGCTGGTGGGATTGATCGTCGACCTCACTGACGTTTCCTTCCTGGCGTCGGTGGGCATGTCTGTGTTGATCGAAGCGAGCCGTCGCGTCGCCGATGTCTCGCAGTTCGCGGTCGTTGCCGATGGACCAGCCACCGGCCGACCATTGACGATGATGGGCCTGGGTGAGACGTTTGCCATTTACACCGACCTCGACGCCGCAGCGGCAGCTCTATCGGGTGAATGA